A genomic region of Tsukamurella pulmonis contains the following coding sequences:
- a CDS encoding Na+/H+ antiporter has protein sequence MELAVGLVALVATVLVVSAFCDRLGLAAPLVLTVVGIGASFIPAVPEVPLNPDVVLLGLLPPLLYAAASKASLVDFKENIRPIGMLSVGLVLFTAGAVGVVTSYLLDIPFAAGLALGAIVGPPDAVAATAVGRRIGLPRRVTTLLEGESLFNDATSIVLLRTAIAAVAGTIGFWQVLGSFALSAIGGVLVGGLAALLIRFALRRLTDPVLTTGISLISPWIAYLPAEHIHASGVVATVVAGLIVAYKAPTDQTAVGRMSARINWNTVQFLLENAVFLLIGLQMRTIFEGADQSPIGWPLIITTCVAVMLTVILARIVWCAPSALIAIKVDDASERLSPGETAVLSWAGMRGVVTLAAAFILPFDFPDREVLVFAAMVVVAGSLLIQGSTLPALAKLLRVQGPNARTDALQQAVVMRAALNAGLARLDEIAASPENTVPATVLDGVREHTISRERAFWERLGPDAANTPAAQLRAVRLQMIDAERAEVLRMRDAGQGDHEVLEQVLSTFDVEEAMLEVSAVRSERIAVAELLTPPWAQDECAHIRVSDEVADPVALSETCLECVAEGHDPVALRLCLSCGHVGCCDSSEGKHATAHYEQTNHPVIRSFQSGESWRWCYVDELLK, from the coding sequence ATGGAGCTCGCTGTTGGGCTGGTAGCCCTCGTGGCCACGGTTCTCGTGGTCAGTGCTTTCTGCGACCGTCTCGGTCTGGCCGCGCCGCTGGTGCTGACGGTGGTCGGTATCGGCGCCTCGTTCATCCCGGCCGTCCCCGAGGTGCCGCTCAACCCCGACGTGGTGCTGCTCGGCCTCCTGCCGCCGCTGCTCTACGCCGCTGCGTCGAAGGCCTCGCTCGTCGACTTCAAGGAGAACATCCGCCCGATCGGGATGCTGTCGGTCGGGCTGGTGCTGTTCACCGCCGGCGCCGTGGGCGTGGTGACCTCCTACCTGCTCGACATCCCGTTCGCCGCGGGCCTGGCGCTCGGCGCCATCGTCGGGCCGCCGGACGCCGTGGCCGCGACCGCCGTGGGCCGCCGCATCGGCCTACCGCGCCGGGTCACGACGCTGCTCGAGGGCGAGTCGCTGTTCAACGACGCCACGTCGATCGTGCTGCTCCGCACGGCCATCGCCGCGGTCGCGGGGACCATCGGCTTCTGGCAGGTCCTGGGCTCGTTCGCGCTGAGCGCGATCGGCGGCGTGCTCGTCGGCGGCCTCGCCGCGCTGCTGATCCGGTTCGCGCTGCGCCGGCTCACCGACCCGGTGCTCACCACCGGCATCAGCCTGATCAGCCCGTGGATCGCCTACCTGCCCGCCGAGCACATCCACGCCTCGGGCGTGGTGGCGACGGTCGTCGCGGGGCTCATCGTCGCGTACAAGGCGCCCACGGATCAGACGGCCGTCGGCCGGATGTCGGCGCGCATCAACTGGAACACCGTCCAGTTCCTCCTGGAGAACGCCGTCTTCCTGTTGATCGGCCTGCAGATGCGCACGATCTTCGAGGGCGCCGACCAGTCGCCCATCGGCTGGCCGCTGATCATCACCACCTGCGTCGCCGTGATGCTCACCGTGATCCTCGCGCGGATCGTGTGGTGCGCCCCGTCGGCGCTGATCGCGATCAAGGTCGACGACGCGAGCGAGCGCCTGAGCCCGGGCGAGACGGCCGTGCTGTCCTGGGCCGGCATGCGCGGTGTGGTCACGCTCGCGGCGGCGTTCATCCTCCCGTTCGACTTCCCCGACCGCGAGGTCCTGGTCTTCGCCGCGATGGTCGTGGTGGCGGGCAGCCTCCTGATCCAGGGGTCGACGCTGCCCGCGCTGGCGAAGCTGCTCCGCGTGCAGGGGCCCAACGCACGCACCGACGCCCTGCAGCAGGCCGTCGTCATGCGGGCCGCCCTCAACGCGGGCCTCGCGCGCCTCGACGAGATCGCCGCCAGCCCGGAGAACACCGTCCCGGCCACCGTGCTCGACGGTGTGCGCGAGCACACCATCAGCCGCGAGCGAGCGTTCTGGGAGCGGCTCGGCCCGGACGCGGCGAACACGCCCGCGGCGCAGCTGCGCGCCGTCCGCCTGCAGATGATCGACGCCGAACGCGCCGAGGTGCTGCGCATGCGCGACGCGGGGCAGGGCGATCACGAGGTCCTCGAGCAGGTGCTCTCCACCTTCGACGTCGAAGAGGCGATGCTCGAGGTGTCCGCCGTCCGCAGTGAGAGGATCGCCGTGGCCGAACTCCTCACTCCTCCGTGGGCCCAGGACGAGTGTGCCCACATCCGGGTCTCCGACGAGGTCGCCGACCCGGTGGCGCTCAGCGAGACCTGCCTCGAGTGCGTGGCGGAGGGGCATGATCCGGTCGCGCTGCGACTGTGCCTGAGCTGCGGACACGTCGGCTGCTGCGACTCCTCGGAGGGCAAGCATGCGACGGCGCACTACGAGCAGACCAACCATCCGGTGATCCGGAGTTTCCAGTCCGGTGAGTCGTGGCGCTGGTGCTACGTGGACGAACTGTTGAAATAG
- a CDS encoding DedA family protein, producing the protein MQAFALKDITDPVAVLNAFGGIALVGLLLVVFIESGVLFPVLPGDSLLFVAGLLTAAGTGAAVGEATYTGSAMSLPVLLIATPIAAILGSQVGYVIGRFGGEKFFSPDARFLKTKYLDESHEFFEKYGPATLILARFVPFVRTFAPIAAGAAKMNYIKFIVWNAIGAVIWADGIILLGVWLGKIDWVRDNIDKIFIGIVLVSVLPIVWGVVKKYLAGRREAAADTGADTGA; encoded by the coding sequence ATGCAGGCGTTCGCCCTCAAGGACATCACCGACCCGGTCGCCGTCCTCAACGCCTTCGGCGGCATCGCCCTGGTGGGCCTGCTGCTGGTGGTGTTCATCGAATCCGGAGTGCTGTTCCCCGTCCTCCCCGGTGACTCGCTGCTGTTCGTCGCCGGGCTGCTGACCGCCGCCGGAACGGGCGCAGCGGTCGGCGAAGCCACCTACACCGGCTCGGCGATGTCGCTGCCCGTCCTCCTGATCGCCACGCCCATCGCCGCGATCCTCGGATCGCAGGTCGGGTACGTCATCGGCCGGTTCGGCGGGGAGAAGTTCTTCTCGCCCGACGCGCGTTTCCTCAAGACCAAGTACCTCGACGAGTCCCATGAGTTCTTCGAGAAGTACGGTCCCGCGACGCTGATCCTCGCCCGTTTCGTGCCCTTCGTGCGCACCTTCGCCCCCATCGCCGCCGGCGCGGCCAAGATGAACTACATCAAGTTCATCGTGTGGAACGCCATCGGCGCCGTGATCTGGGCCGACGGCATCATCCTGCTGGGCGTCTGGCTCGGCAAGATCGACTGGGTCCGCGACAACATCGACAAGATCTTCATCGGCATCGTGCTCGTCTCGGTGCTACCCATCGTGTGGGGCGTGGTGAAGAAGTACCTCGCGGGGCGGCGCGAGGCCGCCGCCGACACCGGCGCCGACACCGGCGCGTAG
- a CDS encoding DedA family protein: MLEFVQSAGPVMIWLVVAGFVFCECAFIIGLFLPGDSLLLTAGLAMATTGHSAASVWGLAFAAFLAAIAGNHVGYGIGAKMGDHVLAKKDGRYLNAHNLHRVKELMDKHGFFSVLIARWIPWVRTLCPLVAGAVGMDKRKFTLASVLGSLIWAPFLLLVGYYASSALEDYKWVLDWALRGMIVMLVVGTIVGIVGYRREMSKPNVSVDLED; encoded by the coding sequence GTGCTCGAATTCGTCCAGAGCGCCGGGCCGGTGATGATCTGGCTCGTCGTGGCCGGATTCGTCTTCTGCGAGTGCGCCTTCATCATCGGGCTGTTCCTGCCCGGCGATTCACTGCTGCTCACCGCGGGGCTGGCGATGGCCACCACCGGCCACTCCGCCGCCTCGGTGTGGGGGCTGGCCTTCGCCGCTTTCCTCGCTGCGATCGCCGGCAACCACGTGGGCTACGGGATCGGCGCGAAGATGGGCGATCACGTGCTCGCCAAGAAGGACGGCCGCTACCTCAACGCGCACAACCTGCACCGGGTCAAGGAGCTGATGGACAAGCACGGCTTCTTCTCCGTGCTCATCGCCCGCTGGATCCCGTGGGTGCGCACGCTGTGCCCGCTGGTCGCGGGCGCGGTCGGCATGGACAAGCGGAAGTTCACCCTCGCCTCGGTGCTCGGCTCGCTGATCTGGGCGCCGTTCCTCCTGCTCGTGGGGTACTACGCCTCGTCGGCGCTGGAGGACTACAAGTGGGTCCTGGACTGGGCGCTGCGCGGCATGATCGTCATGCTCGTCGTGGGCACGATCGTCGGGATCGTCGGCTACCGCCGCGAGATGTCCAAACCGAACGTCTCCGTCGACCTCGAAGACTGA
- a CDS encoding type II toxin-antitoxin system RelE/ParE family toxin: MTGYRLTPAARRDLSSIWDYTEERWGVRQAETYLVEIRAAIERIAEDPDRGRACDDVREGYRRYAMGSDLIFYRPRIDGVDVVRVLHQRMDPTRHL, encoded by the coding sequence GTGACCGGCTATCGGCTCACTCCTGCCGCACGACGCGACCTCTCATCGATCTGGGACTACACGGAGGAGCGCTGGGGCGTCCGCCAGGCGGAGACTTACCTGGTCGAGATCCGCGCCGCGATCGAACGGATCGCTGAGGACCCCGATCGGGGTCGCGCATGTGACGACGTCCGCGAAGGTTACCGACGGTACGCCATGGGGAGCGATCTGATCTTCTACCGACCCCGCATCGACGGCGTGGACGTCGTCCGCGTCCTGCATCAGCGGATGGACCCCACGCGGCACCTCTGA
- a CDS encoding type II toxin-antitoxin system ParD family antitoxin, with amino-acid sequence MATNTSISLDDHMTEFLAREVATGRYRSASEVVRAGLRMLEDHETRMATLRGALIEGEEGGTPEAFDFDEFIAAKKS; translated from the coding sequence ATGGCGACGAACACGTCGATCAGCCTCGACGACCACATGACGGAGTTCCTCGCGCGCGAGGTCGCGACGGGCCGGTACCGGTCAGCGAGCGAAGTGGTGCGTGCCGGGCTCCGCATGCTCGAGGACCACGAGACCCGGATGGCGACACTTCGCGGCGCCCTCATCGAGGGCGAGGAGGGCGGAACGCCGGAGGCCTTCGACTTCGACGAATTCATCGCCGCCAAGAAGTCGTGA
- a CDS encoding oxygenase MpaB family protein: MQKIDRNRGLNPETDYVEISRNLGTYDFPWDITQALSFALFRTYAVPSIGRLLADTGEFTERVQKRYDDTALLLEVPLLKGFASPEGRAAVRRINQMHKMYDISDDDMRYVLCTFVVVPIRWIADYGWRDLTEAEQLATVRYYQALGKHMAIPDIPADYDAFADYMDRYEAEHFAFDEGARRVADSTLDLLKSFYFAPVRPAIGVFSRALMDPPLLAAFHYDDPGPVVRRLSVGAMKLRARLLAALPSRRTPALVRNNHRIRSYPNGFRTEALGTFAPGCPVHRSTAVDPVVGTAAGPATAGEGR; this comes from the coding sequence ATGCAGAAGATCGACCGCAACCGCGGCCTGAACCCGGAGACCGACTACGTCGAGATCTCGCGGAACCTCGGGACGTACGACTTCCCGTGGGACATCACCCAGGCGCTGAGCTTCGCGCTGTTCCGCACGTACGCCGTGCCCAGCATCGGCCGCCTCCTGGCGGACACGGGCGAGTTCACCGAGCGCGTGCAGAAGCGCTACGACGACACGGCGCTCCTGCTGGAGGTGCCGCTGCTCAAGGGCTTCGCCAGCCCCGAGGGCAGGGCGGCCGTCCGGCGGATCAACCAGATGCACAAGATGTACGACATCTCCGACGACGACATGCGGTACGTGCTGTGCACCTTCGTCGTGGTCCCGATCCGCTGGATCGCGGACTACGGCTGGCGCGACCTCACCGAGGCGGAGCAGCTCGCGACGGTCCGCTACTACCAGGCCCTGGGCAAGCACATGGCGATCCCGGACATCCCCGCCGACTACGACGCGTTCGCCGACTACATGGACCGCTACGAGGCCGAGCACTTCGCCTTCGACGAGGGTGCCCGCCGCGTCGCCGACTCCACCCTCGACCTGCTCAAGAGCTTCTACTTCGCGCCCGTTCGCCCGGCGATCGGCGTCTTCAGCCGGGCGCTCATGGACCCGCCGCTGCTCGCCGCCTTCCACTACGACGATCCGGGGCCCGTCGTGCGCCGGCTCTCCGTCGGTGCGATGAAGCTGCGCGCCCGCCTCCTCGCCGCCCTGCCGTCGCGGCGCACGCCCGCGCTGGTGCGGAACAACCACCGGATCCGCAGCTACCCGAACGGATTCCGCACCGAAGCTCTGGGCACCTTCGCCCCGGGGTGCCCCGTGCACCGCAGCACCGCCGTCGACCCCGTCGTCGGCACCGCCGCCGGCCCGGCCACCGCCGGCGAGGGCCGCTAG
- a CDS encoding sigma factor-like helix-turn-helix DNA-binding protein, translating into MDWSGVYFTRIVRAAQRGDQRAVREVLTVIRPPVVRYCRARVSASGGRADELAREVCGAVLASLPGYRLRDQHFATFVYRIAADAATRSGGRAGAIGGSPVDGLPARHREILILRVVVGLSAEEAGAVLGCTAAAIRLGQHQALSELRARVEQRGGCAR; encoded by the coding sequence ATGGACTGGAGCGGTGTGTATTTCACCCGCATCGTGCGCGCGGCGCAGCGCGGCGACCAGCGCGCAGTCCGTGAGGTGCTGACGGTGATCCGCCCGCCGGTGGTGCGGTACTGCCGGGCCCGGGTGTCCGCGTCGGGTGGACGCGCGGACGAACTGGCGCGCGAGGTGTGCGGTGCGGTACTGGCGTCACTGCCCGGGTACCGGCTGCGAGATCAGCACTTCGCAACCTTCGTGTACCGCATCGCGGCCGACGCCGCGACGCGGTCGGGCGGGCGGGCCGGGGCGATCGGGGGATCGCCCGTCGACGGCCTGCCCGCCCGTCACCGCGAGATCCTCATCCTGCGCGTGGTCGTCGGCCTGTCCGCGGAGGAGGCGGGGGCCGTGCTCGGCTGCACGGCAGCCGCGATCCGGCTCGGTCAGCATCAGGCGCTCTCGGAGCTGCGTGCGCGCGTCGAGCAGCGAGGCGGGTGCGCTCGGTAA
- a CDS encoding PadR family transcriptional regulator, producing the protein MSLRYAALGLLSKRPGSGYDLLRRFERSIGNFWVATQSQLYTELGKLEKDGFIEVVDTGPRSRKVYSATDAGRADLTEWISRPVIDTPPRNTKLLRAFLLTEVDDAVADRFFETVIADAQERIAALTAVRDGLPELENVSAFDRISIDHALRHSRTDIEWATAAAEYLASERDRPTP; encoded by the coding sequence ATGAGTCTCCGCTACGCCGCGCTCGGTCTGCTCTCCAAGCGGCCCGGCAGCGGCTACGACCTGCTGCGGCGGTTCGAGCGGTCGATCGGCAACTTCTGGGTGGCCACGCAGAGCCAGCTCTACACCGAGCTGGGCAAGCTCGAGAAGGACGGGTTCATCGAGGTCGTCGACACTGGGCCGCGCTCGCGCAAGGTCTACTCCGCGACCGACGCCGGCCGCGCCGACCTCACGGAGTGGATCAGTCGCCCGGTCATCGACACCCCGCCCCGCAACACCAAGCTCCTCCGGGCCTTCCTCCTCACGGAGGTCGACGACGCCGTCGCGGACCGGTTCTTCGAGACCGTCATCGCCGATGCGCAGGAGCGCATCGCCGCCCTCACCGCGGTCCGCGACGGGCTGCCCGAGCTCGAGAACGTCTCCGCGTTCGACCGGATCTCCATCGACCACGCCCTGCGGCACAGCCGCACCGACATCGAATGGGCCACCGCCGCAGCGGAGTACCTCGCGAGCGAGCGCGACCGCCCCACCCCGTAG
- a CDS encoding alpha/beta fold hydrolase, which produces MIHSADDPLFPLAHGEALARMIPGGRLLVLHGPGHEIPPPSTWDAVISALRAHALHGGGLE; this is translated from the coding sequence GTGATCCACAGCGCGGACGACCCGCTGTTCCCGCTCGCGCACGGCGAGGCCCTCGCGCGGATGATCCCCGGCGGGCGGTTGCTCGTGCTGCACGGACCGGGGCACGAGATCCCGCCACCGTCGACGTGGGACGCGGTGATCTCCGCGCTCCGCGCGCACGCCCTGCACGGGGGAGGGCTCGAGTAG
- a CDS encoding alpha/beta fold hydrolase, with protein sequence MRVVQVDGAALAVDVVGPDDAPAVLLIAGGGQSMDWWTPEFCALLAADDLRVIRYDHRDTGESSASPPGAPDYTGADLAADPVRILDALGIDAAHLVGMSMGGGIAQAVAVDAPSRVRTLTLIESSPAGGEPGRPLPGPAPAVRAGFAEPPPAIDWSDEAAVIDHRVAIERPYVGPNGLDEDRTRAIATREVRRTRNREITSSPNLRRPSTPRPSPPRRW encoded by the coding sequence GTGCGGGTCGTCCAGGTCGACGGTGCCGCCCTCGCGGTGGACGTCGTCGGCCCGGACGACGCCCCGGCGGTACTCCTCATCGCCGGCGGCGGCCAGTCGATGGACTGGTGGACGCCGGAGTTCTGCGCCCTGCTCGCCGCTGACGACCTGCGGGTGATCCGCTACGACCACCGGGACACCGGCGAATCCAGCGCCTCGCCGCCCGGTGCGCCGGACTACACCGGTGCCGACCTCGCCGCCGACCCGGTGCGGATCCTCGACGCCCTGGGCATCGACGCGGCGCACCTGGTCGGCATGTCCATGGGCGGCGGCATCGCGCAGGCGGTGGCGGTCGATGCGCCTTCGCGAGTGCGGACCCTGACGCTGATCGAGTCCAGTCCGGCGGGCGGCGAGCCGGGTCGCCCCCTGCCCGGCCCCGCACCGGCGGTGCGGGCGGGCTTCGCGGAGCCGCCGCCGGCGATCGACTGGTCGGACGAGGCCGCCGTCATCGACCACCGCGTGGCGATCGAGCGGCCCTACGTCGGGCCGAACGGTCTCGACGAGGATCGGACGCGGGCGATCGCGACGCGCGAGGTGCGTCGCACGCGGAACAGGGAAATCACTTCCTCGCCGAACCTGCGCCGCCCGTCGACCCCGCGGCCATCGCCGCCCCGACGCTGGTGA
- a CDS encoding glycoside hydrolase family 76 protein produces MSSVEWNQRAAAAQAAVVERHLKPVWGIPGTLLGTPAYPATRREALFFSWNYWWQAHLLDVAVDAYVRDGAPSTRKLVLRIARGHRLRNLLRVTNSYYDDMAWMGLALERAQRHAGLNADRRLRVLRDVLFDAWVPEAGGGITWRTKGLFLNAPANGPAGIFLARMGRFERAEETSDWLYRRLLDLETGLINDGVDGDYEHPDVGKIYPEKYSYNQGVTIGLDTELSSDLAPTHAVRAAGLIAAVADHMTEGDVITGGDGGDGGLFNGILIRYLALAARALRGPGAEDARSMASDIVFASAEAAWRGARELDGRVLFSADWTRDARIPGTGDAPAYFTGGTVRSSQTPERDLSVQIGGWMAMEAAAALARG; encoded by the coding sequence ATGAGTTCGGTCGAGTGGAATCAGCGCGCGGCCGCGGCGCAGGCCGCGGTCGTCGAGCGGCACCTCAAGCCCGTCTGGGGCATCCCCGGCACGCTGCTCGGCACGCCCGCCTACCCCGCGACGCGGCGCGAGGCCCTGTTCTTCAGCTGGAACTACTGGTGGCAGGCGCACCTGCTCGACGTGGCGGTGGACGCCTACGTCCGGGACGGCGCACCGTCCACGCGCAAGCTGGTGCTGCGCATCGCGCGCGGTCACCGGCTGCGCAACCTGCTGCGCGTGACCAATTCCTACTACGACGACATGGCCTGGATGGGGCTCGCGCTCGAGCGGGCGCAGCGGCACGCGGGGCTGAACGCGGACCGTCGGCTGCGGGTGCTGCGCGACGTGCTGTTCGACGCCTGGGTCCCCGAGGCCGGCGGCGGCATCACCTGGCGCACCAAGGGCCTGTTCCTCAACGCGCCCGCCAACGGCCCGGCCGGCATCTTCCTCGCTCGGATGGGCCGGTTCGAGCGGGCGGAGGAGACCTCGGACTGGCTCTACCGGCGGCTGCTCGACCTGGAGACCGGCCTCATCAACGACGGGGTCGACGGCGATTACGAGCATCCCGACGTCGGGAAGATCTACCCGGAGAAGTACTCCTACAACCAGGGCGTCACCATCGGGCTGGACACGGAGCTGTCCTCGGACCTCGCGCCCACGCACGCCGTGCGCGCCGCCGGCCTCATCGCCGCGGTCGCCGATCACATGACCGAGGGCGACGTGATCACCGGCGGCGACGGCGGCGACGGCGGCCTGTTCAACGGCATCCTCATCCGCTACCTCGCGCTCGCCGCCCGCGCGCTGCGCGGTCCGGGCGCCGAGGACGCCCGCTCGATGGCCTCGGACATCGTCTTCGCCTCCGCCGAGGCGGCGTGGCGCGGCGCCCGTGAGCTCGACGGGCGCGTGCTGTTCTCCGCGGACTGGACCCGCGACGCACGCATCCCCGGCACCGGTGACGCGCCCGCCTACTTCACCGGCGGCACCGTCCGCTCCAGCCAGACGCCCGAGCGCGACCTCTCCGTGCAGATCGGCGGCTGGATGGCCATGGAGGCCGCCGCCGCGCTGGCGCGGGGCTGA
- a CDS encoding TrmH family RNA methyltransferase, whose translation MTTEPGPDDGLGPTEWITGVPGPHTVGLGPWAQEHPGEPAPTGARYDPELLAEGDRRNVVDPYRYWTREAIVADLDARRHPFHVAIENLGHDANIGTVVRTANAFGAQAVHIVGRKRWNRRGAMVTDRYQHLHHHPDTDALAAWCAERDLPIVAVDNLPGSVPLERAALPRRCLLLFGQEGPGVSGDARHVAGSTVSIAQFGSTRSINVGVAAGIAMHAWVREHADLDTAW comes from the coding sequence GTGACGACCGAGCCCGGCCCCGACGACGGGCTCGGGCCGACCGAGTGGATCACGGGCGTGCCCGGACCGCACACCGTCGGGCTGGGGCCGTGGGCGCAGGAGCATCCCGGCGAGCCCGCCCCCACCGGCGCCCGCTACGACCCGGAACTGCTCGCCGAGGGCGACCGGCGCAACGTGGTCGACCCGTACCGGTACTGGACGCGGGAGGCGATCGTCGCCGATCTCGACGCCCGCCGCCATCCCTTCCACGTGGCCATCGAGAACCTCGGTCACGACGCCAACATCGGCACCGTCGTGCGCACCGCGAACGCCTTCGGGGCGCAGGCGGTGCACATCGTCGGGCGCAAGCGGTGGAACCGGCGCGGCGCCATGGTCACCGACCGCTACCAGCACCTGCACCACCACCCGGACACCGACGCGCTCGCCGCCTGGTGCGCCGAGCGCGACCTGCCCATCGTCGCCGTCGACAACCTGCCGGGCTCGGTGCCGCTGGAGCGCGCCGCACTGCCCCGACGGTGCCTGCTCCTGTTCGGGCAGGAGGGGCCGGGCGTCTCCGGCGACGCGCGGCACGTCGCGGGGTCGACGGTGTCGATCGCCCAGTTCGGCTCGACCCGCTCGATCAACGTGGGCGTGGCGGCCGGCATCGCGATGCACGCCTGGGTCCGCGAGCACGCGGACCTCGACACCGCCTGGTGA
- the pyrE gene encoding orotate phosphoribosyltransferase, giving the protein MTSPLGAVPLDSVAKARLAELVRELAVVHGKVTLSSGIEADYYVDLRRATLHHEAAPLIGALLRELTADWDYVAVGGLTLGADPVATAVMHAPGRPIDAFVVRKAAKAHGMQRQVEGPDVVGKRVLVVEDTTTTGNSPLTAVRALRDVGAEVVGVATVVDRATSAADVIAAEGLEYRSVLGLADLGL; this is encoded by the coding sequence ATGACCTCACCGCTCGGCGCCGTGCCGCTCGACTCCGTCGCGAAGGCCCGGCTGGCGGAGCTCGTCCGCGAGCTCGCCGTCGTGCACGGCAAGGTGACGCTCTCCAGCGGCATCGAGGCCGACTACTACGTCGACCTGCGGCGCGCGACGCTGCACCACGAGGCGGCGCCGCTGATCGGCGCGCTGCTGCGCGAGCTCACCGCCGACTGGGACTACGTCGCCGTCGGCGGCCTGACCCTCGGTGCCGATCCGGTCGCCACGGCGGTCATGCACGCGCCCGGCCGCCCCATCGACGCCTTCGTGGTCCGCAAGGCCGCCAAGGCGCACGGCATGCAGCGCCAGGTCGAGGGGCCCGACGTCGTGGGCAAGCGCGTGCTCGTCGTCGAGGACACGACCACCACCGGCAACTCGCCACTCACCGCCGTCCGCGCGCTGCGCGACGTCGGCGCCGAGGTCGTCGGCGTCGCCACCGTCGTCGATCGGGCCACCAGCGCGGCGGACGTGATCGCCGCCGAGGGGCTGGAGTACCGCTCGGTGCTCGGCCTCGCCGACCTGGGGCTGTGA
- a CDS encoding YidH family protein, translating into MHPASVVGVGRLWPPRALTDGEAPDARFTLANERTFLAWIRTSLGLVAAAVGLEAFAPHVVPSPVRTPLVVLLLLVAAALAGYAFARWLRVEGSMRTGRALRGSPATLVLSALIVLAGIVLAVSLLVT; encoded by the coding sequence ATGCACCCCGCTAGCGTTGTCGGCGTGGGACGACTCTGGCCGCCGCGCGCCCTCACCGATGGTGAGGCGCCGGACGCACGGTTCACCTTGGCGAACGAGCGGACCTTCCTCGCATGGATCCGGACCTCACTCGGGCTGGTCGCCGCGGCCGTCGGCCTCGAGGCCTTCGCGCCGCACGTCGTGCCCTCGCCGGTGCGGACGCCGCTCGTCGTGCTGCTACTGCTCGTCGCCGCCGCCCTGGCCGGCTACGCCTTCGCCCGGTGGCTCCGGGTCGAGGGCTCGATGCGCACCGGCCGCGCTCTGCGCGGCTCCCCCGCGACGCTGGTCCTGTCCGCCCTGATCGTGCTGGCCGGCATCGTCCTGGCCGTCTCGCTGCTGGTGACATGA
- a CDS encoding phosphotransferase, with product MTDAARAARTASAVDAAVAAARELGLEVTDAAVLHDLFSVVVRLEPAPVVVRMPTVLPATETLASLARRQSDELAVTAWLAERGVPVLEPSPLVPARPVQRDGFSMTFWAYVEEAAAEPDYAANAERTAALHTALREYPGELGFLATADPDGVDAHLDLLAGRPDLLPAEDVARAREQWAGLAPAVRSRAAFEARFPGVELQPVHGDCPPANMFTGVDGLRYADFELITLGPVEWDLATLGPELAAAYDRGAAAAGVRGLRPDVLEFVDAVGMLRAITALALVPQLPELAGYLQPVVEQWRGMR from the coding sequence ATGACCGACGCCGCCCGCGCCGCCCGCACCGCCTCCGCCGTCGACGCCGCTGTCGCGGCAGCTCGGGAGCTGGGCCTCGAGGTCACCGACGCGGCGGTGCTGCACGACCTGTTCTCCGTGGTGGTGCGCCTGGAGCCGGCACCCGTCGTGGTCCGCATGCCGACGGTGCTGCCGGCGACCGAGACCCTCGCATCCCTCGCGCGCCGGCAGTCCGACGAGCTGGCGGTGACCGCCTGGCTCGCCGAACGCGGGGTGCCGGTGTTGGAGCCGTCGCCGCTGGTCCCGGCGCGGCCGGTGCAGCGCGACGGGTTCTCGATGACTTTCTGGGCGTACGTCGAGGAGGCCGCCGCCGAGCCCGACTACGCGGCGAACGCCGAACGCACCGCCGCCCTGCACACGGCGCTGCGCGAGTACCCGGGCGAACTGGGCTTCCTCGCGACGGCCGATCCGGACGGCGTCGACGCGCATCTCGATCTCCTCGCCGGCCGCCCCGACCTGTTGCCCGCCGAGGACGTGGCCCGCGCTCGGGAGCAGTGGGCCGGGCTCGCACCGGCGGTCCGTTCCCGCGCCGCGTTCGAGGCCCGCTTCCCGGGCGTGGAGCTGCAGCCCGTGCACGGCGACTGCCCGCCGGCCAACATGTTCACCGGCGTCGACGGCCTGCGGTACGCGGACTTCGAGCTGATCACCCTCGGCCCCGTCGAGTGGGATCTGGCGACGCTCGGGCCCGAGCTGGCGGCCGCCTACGACCGCGGCGCAGCCGCCGCCGGTGTCCGCGGCCTGCGCCCCGACGTGCTGGAGTTCGTGGACGCCGTCGGGATGCTGCGCGCGATCACCGCGCTGGCCCTGGTCCCGCAGCTGCCGGAGCTGGCCGGCTACCTGCAGCCCGTCGTGGAGCAGTGGCGCGGTATGCGCTGA